The window atattttaatgacattataaaataaagataacagtatgaaaattactgcgaaaacaaaagaaagtaatcttgttgtttgaaattaaataaacaatgaataagaactttgtgagctacatcataattcgtaccatagaaaatatttttttatgcttgcaatccattagacagtgacacactccaatttatagacctctcgctcggctcgtttttccgcttagcataattgtattagaaattggactttatgccaatgcaacagaatttatttttgcagggaattaaagctgaagtgcacaatcatgtttaggtagcacgtctctggGCTTTACACAGAGATTAATGATTAGACAATGCTCAgacaatgtcaggtttgtagttatttacaagttagggaaactaaaaatattatatggaCTTATAACCTGATCGCTCATCCGAGCCGTAAGCTGCCGTCAGGTGTTTCAGGTTTTATTGCCGAATGCGCGATCTTCACGTTGGAAATGAAATAGACGTCCGGTTTTTCTCTCCAGCTTGCCAGCAATGTACCCAACCTAAAGAGGGCGAATAAGGGAGGTGAGGAAGAAAAATGAAAGTATAAAAATTAGGGCCTGGAGTAATATTTAATCTAGccaattgtatttattttttgaccTAGCAGCTTAGCGACATCTAATACTATTCcttattacctactaagtatgcggagttgatttaatttatttgtatttagttAGTTAACTAGTTTAATTACTAATCTGTTAACTATTTCAATAAATACATCTTCCGCCGTTTGTATGGTATTGGCTCTCAGTAAGTctcatatacatcgatggtctcATCAAATTGATTGGGTGAATCCAATAACGACGTTTTTTCTTCTTTCGTATCAACATGAGTAGATACGCAATAAGTATCAGTAACTCGTCGTCCATATTTTCGTTTTGCTCCGTACCTACGCAAGCACTCGGGACGACGGCAATTGGGAACAACTGAGTTCAGAAAAAGCCTGACGCAAGAATCGGACGTATATTGAGTGCCTTCAGGTAACCGGACCGGATGAAAATATCCCTGACGTGTATTAGGAGCCTTATTCTAAGGCATCTAGGCTGTTACCACAGACTAGTAATCCGGAGCAGTCACCATCGTAGAATGTGTCATGCACCTGTCAACAATCATGTCGCTTTCGTGGTCTGTGGTCACTTTCATTGCTTTCATCTTTACAGGTTACTGGTTAGCTgacattttttgtaaataccaTGGTCTGTGGTAAATACTACGAacctaataaaaattcaaaattctaatcaaatcattttctttatttcttagcaataaaaatacaaatagtaTATTAAGCTccattattaataaattaaaatatttttgatttattacaaaTGAGTGAATCAATTGTAAAACCTGTGGAGGACATAAGAGTAAGTTACCAATTTCCTAACAAATGCACATcggtacttattaaaaatttgtttattattatgttatttgcTAGATTAAGTACCAAAATGAAAACCTTCATTACCTATGTACAAAAGATAATAGGTACGGTACATAATCCTATCATATTTTTCTTTGCTTTAATACAAACTGGTAAGCAAGTATTTACATGGAGCAATTGCCATCTGATATCCAGAATTTGTTAAGGATGTCCTCAGTGTAGCTCAACTGTAGAAAAATTATTTGTTGATAAATCTAGATACTTGATggcatcattttttttattgtctttCAGATATTTGAAGAATTAGATGGCAAAACAAAGTTACGGAAATGGCTAAATATGAATTTTAGAATAGAAATGACTGATGGGAGAGTGCTCATAGGAATATTTTTGTGTACTGATCGTGATGCCAATgttatattaggtaagtacctacaacactatatttattattataagaggGCCAGTGATAGCCTATTATAGGGTTCCAGGTTCCAATCCCGGGCATGCATCAAATTTTTGGAGTAATATTTACTAttacattttaagcaattaagtaactCTTCCTTTAACACTGcattgttaaagtgttaaatgaggaaacctgcatacttgagttctccataatgttctcaaaagtaccTGTGATGTGTAGAAAGtaatgtgaagtctgccaaatcaCACTTGgccatggtagactatggcctaagcccttttcATGCTTGCTTTCATGGTTGATGATAATCTGCATTTTTCGGTGCATTCTCTTATTACTTAAGTAGATA of the Maniola jurtina chromosome 16, ilManJurt1.1, whole genome shotgun sequence genome contains:
- the LOC123873261 gene encoding N-alpha-acetyltransferase 38-B, NatC auxiliary subunit isoform X1 — its product is MSESIVKPVEDIRIFEELDGKTKLRKWLNMNFRIEMTDGRVLIGIFLCTDRDANVILGACSEYLKGNDGETEEPRVLGLVMVPGRHIVSIQLDDTTPPPKVTQQKYFS
- the LOC123873261 gene encoding N-alpha-acetyltransferase 38, NatC auxiliary subunit isoform X2, with translation MSESIVKPVEDIRIFEELDGKTKLRKWLNMNFRIEMTDGRVLIGIFLCTDRDANVILGACSEYLKGNDGETEEPRVLGLVMVPGRHIVSIQLDDTTPPPKYYYDE